Proteins encoded by one window of Chryseobacterium aquaeductus:
- a CDS encoding DUF456 domain-containing protein, which translates to MDHSLISILCIILLILGILGTFLPVLPGLVLSLAGLLIYKYGTDADLSMIYIWAFVILSIASVILNYVIPAKTNRKYGGTRWGSIGSIIGTIIGLFIPVPLGFLVGMFAGVFIGELLHDSKDMNKALRSTKGAFIGFIYGTGFSLVVGIAMLMVVVLDMINFI; encoded by the coding sequence ATGGATCATTCTCTTATCTCAATCTTATGCATTATTTTGTTAATTTTGGGTATTCTCGGTACTTTTTTGCCTGTATTACCAGGACTTGTTCTTAGCCTTGCTGGATTACTCATTTACAAATACGGAACAGACGCAGACCTTTCGATGATTTACATCTGGGCTTTTGTCATCTTATCGATTGCCTCTGTTATTTTAAATTATGTAATCCCCGCCAAGACAAATCGGAAATACGGCGGAACACGCTGGGGAAGTATTGGCTCGATAATCGGAACAATTATTGGATTATTCATTCCTGTCCCACTTGGTTTTTTAGTAGGAATGTTTGCCGGAGTTTTTATCGGAGAATTGCTACACGACAGTAAAGATATGAACAAAGCCTTACGCTCAACCAAAGGCGCATTTATAGGATTTATTTATGGTACAGGTTTCAGTTTGGTAGTAGGAATTGCCATGTTGATGGTAGTAGTTTTAGACATGATCAATTTTATTTAA
- a CDS encoding uracil-DNA glycosylase, producing the protein MTWTDILAPIKNTPYFTNLWEKVKQEYATTKVFPPKKQIFRALEITPFDDIEVVIIGQDPYHNDFQANGLCFSVSEQVTAPPSLKNIFIELKDDLGVERTSKELDDWGKQGVLMLNATLTVRAHSPNSHKDLGWETFTNYIIKEISDKKENVVFVLWGAFAQKKAELINPAKHFILKSAHPSPFSVYKGFFGSKPFSKINEYLASKGKKTIDW; encoded by the coding sequence ATGACCTGGACCGACATTCTAGCCCCAATAAAAAACACACCTTACTTTACCAATCTTTGGGAAAAAGTAAAACAGGAATATGCAACGACAAAAGTTTTTCCGCCAAAAAAACAGATTTTTAGAGCACTGGAAATTACGCCTTTTGATGATATTGAAGTTGTAATTATTGGGCAAGATCCTTATCATAATGATTTTCAGGCAAATGGTTTGTGTTTTTCAGTTTCCGAACAAGTAACTGCGCCGCCGTCTCTTAAAAATATTTTTATCGAACTAAAAGACGATTTGGGAGTTGAAAGAACTTCAAAAGAACTCGATGATTGGGGAAAACAAGGTGTTTTAATGCTGAATGCAACCTTAACGGTTCGTGCACACTCACCAAATTCTCATAAAGATCTCGGTTGGGAAACGTTTACCAATTATATCATCAAAGAAATTTCAGATAAAAAAGAAAATGTAGTTTTTGTTTTGTGGGGAGCTTTTGCACAGAAAAAAGCCGAATTGATCAATCCGGCTAAACATTTTATCTTAAAATCGGCGCATCCGTCACCGTTTTCTGTTTATAAAGGTTTTTTTGGAAGCAAACCTTTCTCAAAAATCAACGAATATTTGGCTTCAAAAGGGAAAAAAACTATCGATTGGTAG
- a CDS encoding GNAT family N-acetyltransferase: MKLETDRLILKPIDESHIEDILKIRSNEVVNQFVKRIPPKTNYDALDFILTIKKRNQNNESLNWGISYKNQQNLIGTICLWKFSDDRTEAEVGYELLPEYHRKGIMSEALTAVLNYGFIELNLQDILAFTNKFNENSKALLLKHDFVLQEGKIDEGFPESLVFSKKYNGI; the protein is encoded by the coding sequence ATGAAACTGGAAACCGACCGTTTAATTTTAAAACCTATTGACGAAAGTCATATCGAAGATATTTTAAAGATTCGAAGCAATGAAGTTGTCAATCAGTTTGTCAAAAGAATTCCTCCAAAAACAAATTATGATGCGCTGGATTTTATTTTGACCATCAAAAAAAGAAATCAGAATAATGAATCTTTAAACTGGGGAATCTCCTATAAAAATCAACAAAACCTTATCGGAACTATCTGTCTTTGGAAGTTTTCAGATGATCGAACAGAAGCTGAAGTCGGCTATGAATTGCTACCGGAATATCACAGAAAAGGAATCATGTCTGAAGCTTTGACTGCTGTTTTAAATTACGGTTTTATTGAATTAAATTTGCAGGATATTTTAGCTTTTACCAATAAGTTTAATGAAAACTCGAAAGCACTTCTTCTGAAACATGATTTTGTTTTGCAAGAGGGGAAGATTGATGAAGGTTTTCCGGAGAGTTTGGTTTTTAGTAAAAAATATAATGGTATTTAA
- a CDS encoding endonuclease MutS2, with the protein MYINKADLNELEFPALLSEIAPFAYSPKTREKILELRPMKIDEAELSLKKTSEYLSSFESSNAIPFDEYEDIESELKLMLIDNYRLENSAFIKIKTLTEQIGKLQKFFPTMPDTFPKLMQDASALEYKKEIIDKIDKVFNRFGEVKSEASPILKTLRAEIQVAKKAIQENFNRVLFNYSQSDFLDDIRESIIEDQRVLAVKSAYKKRVPGRVLGLSKTGSITFIQPDSVVKHYFKLREDQEEEKKEIDKILRQLTAELAVFQPQLWRYQVYIFDLDLTRAKAKFSELINGVLPKINRHKTLKLKDAFHPLLWLRNKAENKTIFPQTLSLTEHNRIICISGPNAGGKSITLKTVGLLQLMIQSGILVPVHPKSEMFFFEKIMTDIGDNQSIENHLSTYSSRLKKMGGIIRESNPDTLLLIDEFGTGSDPELGGALAESFLEFFYDKKSFAIITTHYTNIKIVIEELPNAQNAAMLFDEETLEPMYKLEVGQAGSSFTFEVAEKNKIPRFIIHSAKKKVEHDIVNLDKTIVKLQQEKFEVEKLKTDLAERKGSVEDKRDNLQKLNEQLQQKLFNFQKLYEDEHRKLQFGNKIESFIDSYIKGKSRKDVVKDFVKILEQEKFRKIGADKDETKRLQVVKRKITQQLKKEDIIEKISETNDKIEEKRKTDRAVWMKIGQRVRITGSTSVGTIETISKNKVTVNYGSFKTVISAEELERI; encoded by the coding sequence GTGTATATAAATAAAGCAGATTTAAACGAATTAGAATTTCCGGCATTGCTTTCGGAAATCGCACCTTTTGCCTATTCTCCGAAAACGAGAGAAAAAATCCTTGAACTTCGTCCGATGAAAATTGATGAAGCCGAATTGTCATTAAAAAAAACTTCAGAATATCTGTCGAGTTTTGAAAGTTCGAATGCAATTCCATTTGATGAATACGAAGATATTGAAAGCGAACTGAAACTGATGCTAATCGATAATTATCGTCTTGAAAACTCAGCTTTCATCAAAATAAAAACACTTACTGAACAAATAGGAAAACTCCAAAAGTTTTTCCCGACAATGCCCGATACTTTTCCAAAACTGATGCAGGATGCGTCTGCTTTGGAATATAAAAAGGAAATTATTGATAAAATTGACAAAGTTTTCAACCGATTTGGTGAGGTAAAAAGTGAGGCATCGCCAATTCTGAAAACTCTGAGAGCTGAGATTCAGGTAGCAAAAAAAGCTATTCAGGAGAATTTCAATCGTGTATTATTCAATTACAGTCAGAGTGATTTTTTGGATGACATTCGTGAGAGTATTATTGAAGATCAAAGAGTTTTAGCAGTGAAATCTGCGTATAAAAAAAGAGTTCCGGGAAGAGTTTTAGGACTTTCAAAAACAGGTTCAATTACTTTTATTCAGCCGGACAGCGTTGTTAAACATTATTTTAAACTTAGAGAAGATCAGGAAGAGGAAAAGAAAGAAATTGATAAAATTCTGAGACAACTTACGGCAGAACTCGCAGTTTTTCAACCACAACTCTGGAGATATCAGGTTTATATTTTTGATTTAGATTTAACAAGAGCTAAGGCTAAATTCAGTGAACTGATCAATGGTGTTTTACCAAAAATCAACCGTCACAAAACTTTAAAACTAAAAGATGCCTTTCACCCGTTATTATGGTTGAGAAATAAGGCTGAAAATAAAACGATTTTCCCACAAACATTGAGTTTGACAGAACACAACAGAATCATCTGTATTTCCGGACCCAATGCAGGCGGAAAATCGATTACTTTAAAAACTGTAGGATTACTTCAATTGATGATCCAGAGTGGAATTTTGGTTCCTGTACATCCAAAATCTGAAATGTTTTTCTTTGAAAAAATAATGACGGATATTGGTGACAATCAATCCATCGAAAATCATCTATCTACCTATTCTTCGAGATTAAAGAAAATGGGAGGAATCATCCGTGAATCTAATCCTGATACGCTTTTATTAATTGACGAGTTTGGAACCGGTTCTGACCCAGAATTGGGCGGTGCTTTGGCAGAAAGTTTCCTTGAGTTTTTCTATGATAAAAAAAGTTTTGCCATTATTACGACGCACTACACCAACATCAAAATCGTAATTGAAGAGCTTCCGAATGCACAAAATGCAGCAATGCTTTTCGATGAAGAAACACTGGAACCGATGTATAAACTAGAGGTCGGACAAGCCGGAAGCTCATTCACCTTTGAAGTAGCGGAAAAGAATAAGATACCGAGATTTATCATTCATTCTGCGAAGAAAAAAGTGGAACATGACATCGTCAATTTAGATAAAACTATTGTAAAACTTCAGCAGGAAAAATTTGAAGTCGAAAAATTAAAAACCGATCTAGCTGAAAGGAAAGGTTCTGTGGAGGACAAAAGAGATAATCTTCAGAAACTCAACGAGCAGCTTCAGCAAAAGCTTTTCAATTTCCAAAAGCTATATGAAGATGAGCACCGAAAATTGCAATTTGGAAATAAGATTGAATCATTCATCGACAGTTATATCAAAGGAAAATCGCGAAAAGATGTCGTGAAAGATTTTGTAAAAATTCTTGAGCAGGAAAAATTCAGAAAAATCGGAGCTGATAAAGACGAAACCAAACGTTTGCAGGTCGTAAAAAGAAAAATCACACAACAACTCAAAAAGGAAGACATCATCGAAAAAATAAGCGAAACCAACGATAAGATAGAGGAAAAACGCAAAACCGACCGCGCAGTCTGGATGAAAATCGGACAGCGTGTACGTATTACCGGAAGTACAAGTGTTGGAACGATAGAAACAATCTCCAAAAATAAAGTGACCGTAAATTATGGGAGTTTCAAAACCGTGATTAGCGCAGAAGAATTAGAAAGAATTTGA
- a CDS encoding GEVED domain-containing protein, giving the protein MIKKLLFLFLILSGINNYYATINTGKNDEFFCDTLAPTNVQVGNITLSSATVSWTLDPNTPNYILRYRPVGLFSWLSTSLQTNSLGSYTLTGLMPCTSYEVQVSKVCNGAGSFSASVVFTTALDYCTSASVDSNVTYISSVTVTPVVFSQMVSNSGTSNYTDYRPDPNRKVYLLLGSANNMISVSKSWFGTPGNVSVRAWIDFNADGIFSATELVLSSTSNSSPTAAAMFAVPPFAFQTGTNCAVSMRVIISEASTSPVCGTFTYGEVEDYGVYLLQNSNLSTNETAKRNEINIYPNPVSDVLNISGLSEENDFEIYNAIGQKVSSGKISDRKVNVSQLLKGVYFIQINDKGKLDKIKFIKK; this is encoded by the coding sequence ATGATAAAAAAACTACTTTTTTTATTTCTAATCCTTTCCGGAATTAACAATTATTACGCAACTATCAATACTGGCAAAAATGATGAGTTTTTCTGTGATACGCTTGCGCCAACTAATGTGCAAGTAGGAAATATTACATTGTCGTCAGCAACAGTAAGCTGGACTTTGGATCCAAATACACCCAATTACATTTTAAGATATCGACCTGTAGGTTTGTTCTCTTGGCTTTCTACATCTTTACAGACAAATAGTTTGGGTTCTTATACATTAACAGGATTGATGCCGTGTACGAGTTACGAAGTTCAAGTTTCAAAAGTGTGCAATGGTGCCGGAAGTTTTTCGGCTTCAGTGGTATTCACTACTGCTCTTGATTATTGTACTTCTGCGTCTGTAGATTCCAATGTAACGTATATTTCTAGTGTTACAGTTACTCCCGTAGTTTTTTCACAGATGGTGAGCAATTCCGGAACTTCAAATTATACCGACTATCGTCCGGATCCTAACCGAAAAGTTTATTTGCTTTTGGGAAGTGCTAATAATATGATTTCCGTTTCCAAATCCTGGTTTGGAACTCCGGGAAATGTTTCTGTAAGAGCATGGATTGATTTTAATGCTGACGGAATTTTCTCAGCTACAGAGCTGGTGCTATCTTCCACTTCAAACTCTTCACCGACTGCTGCAGCAATGTTTGCTGTTCCTCCATTCGCATTTCAAACAGGAACAAACTGTGCCGTATCGATGCGAGTGATTATCAGTGAAGCGTCTACAAGCCCTGTTTGCGGAACTTTTACATATGGAGAGGTCGAGGATTATGGAGTTTACTTACTTCAGAACTCAAATCTTTCTACGAACGAGACGGCTAAAAGGAATGAAATCAATATCTATCCAAATCCTGTTTCAGATGTTTTAAATATCTCAGGATTATCAGAAGAAAATGATTTTGAAATCTATAATGCAATCGGACAAAAAGTAAGTTCAGGCAAAATTTCAGATCGTAAAGTAAATGTGAGTCAACTTTTGAAAGGCGTTTATTTTATTCAGATCAATGATAAAGGAAAACTTGATAAAATTAAATTCATTAAGAAATAA
- a CDS encoding YARHG domain-containing protein, whose amino-acid sequence MAYLTKTELKYLRNLPYARKGMIFKDEALTQYFKKYTWYNPTKNNINEKELNPQKKHNIDKILLFENAIIIPTSNVNYQETLTVYWQLYTNSIKLMDRAFSKKVQVPSGSQLQ is encoded by the coding sequence TTGGCTTATTTAACCAAAACCGAATTAAAATATTTACGAAATTTGCCCTATGCTCGAAAAGGAATGATTTTTAAAGACGAAGCATTAACACAATATTTCAAAAAATATACTTGGTACAATCCCACCAAAAACAATATTAACGAAAAGGAATTGAATCCACAAAAAAAACACAATATTGATAAGATTTTACTATTTGAAAATGCAATAATAATCCCAACTTCTAATGTCAATTATCAAGAAACTTTAACAGTTTATTGGCAGTTGTACACCAACAGCATAAAACTTATGGATAGGGCTTTTTCTAAGAAAGTACAAGTGCCATCCGGATCGCAATTACAATAA